A window of Campylobacter lari subsp. lari contains these coding sequences:
- a CDS encoding DEAD/DEAH box helicase, with amino-acid sequence MTSEQIFNECVKIYENLNDNNKETEAKEKLFYLLDKIQDKALYPPILNHLIRQFGLYPYMNQDTSILEDKFLLECFKANIGEDEPKVLHREQSRVLKRLLDNNNESLILSAPTSFGKSFIIDALIAMKKPKNILIIVPTISLLDETRRRLVRKFTPNYNLITTSGATPKENNIFILTQERVLEYLDFIKANRIDLFIVDEFYKIVGDTRSDILQNAIKQVSSYSKQSYYLCPNIKQFDEKSSKYQFLKNIEKVLIDFNTVALKTHDLSHKKEKKEHILKNILNENKNQKTMIYIKSKSESKKVCKNIKNYINATDNQLKSFSNWLKKHYWQDWDFAECLANGIGQHNAAMHRFIQQLQVKLFSENEHMNIMATTTSLIEGVNTATKNIVIWNDSVARDKDKLTSMQYKNIIGRCGRMFKYFVGNVYLLESNKETLKNEQETMEIIPQEEFLYRNDLETFNTKTKIEENLKNVLNDKNKFYQIMSKMKNYSILMDLDNILTIVENAELFEKSIEYLNSDVPDEWGFIKKKEIREIVFKILNEKSRNAYFKIIDYGKHNYDGVKQTINNISKQERYKINISQYFDIEKAISFDIASFFNDLNQIMQILYPEKEIDISSFVTKLSNAFLPSVVYTLEEFGLPRIISKKLHQCGFIDFENNDLTIEQALSKFKEHTADDIINILKEKNLYDNFEDYILNYFYEGLG; translated from the coding sequence ATGACCAGTGAGCAAATTTTTAATGAATGTGTAAAGATATATGAAAATCTAAATGATAACAACAAAGAAACAGAAGCTAAAGAAAAGCTTTTTTATTTGCTTGATAAAATTCAAGATAAAGCTTTATATCCGCCTATATTAAATCATCTAATCAGACAATTTGGGTTATATCCTTATATGAATCAAGATACTTCAATTTTAGAAGACAAATTCTTACTAGAATGTTTTAAAGCAAATATCGGAGAAGACGAACCAAAAGTTTTGCATAGAGAACAATCAAGAGTTTTAAAAAGACTTTTAGATAATAACAATGAAAGTCTTATTCTTTCTGCTCCAACAAGTTTTGGCAAAAGCTTTATTATTGATGCTCTAATAGCTATGAAAAAACCAAAAAATATATTAATCATTGTTCCTACAATTTCTTTATTAGATGAAACTAGAAGAAGACTTGTAAGGAAATTTACACCTAACTACAACCTAATTACAACATCGGGTGCTACTCCAAAAGAAAATAATATATTCATATTAACCCAAGAAAGAGTTTTGGAATATTTAGACTTTATAAAAGCCAATAGAATTGATTTATTTATCGTAGATGAGTTTTATAAAATTGTCGGGGATACAAGGTCAGATATTTTACAAAATGCAATAAAGCAAGTAAGTTCTTATTCCAAACAATCATACTATCTGTGTCCAAATATCAAACAATTTGACGAAAAATCATCGAAATATCAATTTTTAAAAAATATAGAAAAAGTCCTAATTGATTTTAATACTGTAGCATTAAAAACACATGATTTAAGCCACAAAAAAGAAAAGAAAGAACATATATTAAAGAACATATTAAATGAAAATAAAAATCAAAAAACAATGATTTATATAAAAAGCAAATCAGAATCAAAAAAGGTTTGCAAAAATATAAAAAACTATATTAATGCAACAGATAATCAATTAAAAAGTTTTTCAAATTGGTTAAAAAAACATTATTGGCAAGATTGGGATTTTGCTGAATGTTTGGCAAATGGGATAGGACAACACAATGCCGCTATGCATAGATTTATCCAACAACTTCAGGTTAAACTATTTTCAGAAAATGAACATATGAATATTATGGCAACTACCACTTCTTTAATAGAAGGTGTAAATACTGCAACAAAAAATATAGTTATATGGAATGATTCTGTTGCGAGGGATAAAGATAAATTAACAAGTATGCAATATAAAAATATTATAGGTAGATGCGGGAGAATGTTTAAATATTTTGTTGGTAATGTGTATTTATTAGAAAGTAACAAAGAAACATTAAAAAATGAGCAAGAAACTATGGAAATAATTCCTCAAGAAGAATTTTTATATAGAAACGACTTGGAAACTTTTAATACAAAAACAAAAATAGAAGAGAACTTAAAAAACGTACTTAATGATAAAAATAAATTTTATCAAATTATGTCAAAAATGAAAAATTATTCTATTTTAATGGATTTGGACAATATTTTAACAATTGTTGAAAATGCCGAACTTTTTGAAAAAAGTATTGAATATTTAAATAGTGATGTTCCAGATGAGTGGGGATTTATCAAAAAGAAAGAAATACGAGAAATTGTTTTCAAAATATTGAATGAGAAATCTAGAAATGCTTATTTTAAAATAATTGATTATGGCAAACACAATTACGATGGCGTAAAGCAAACTATTAATAATATAAGTAAACAAGAGAGATATAAAATTAATATTAGCCAGTATTTTGACATTGAAAAAGCAATCAGTTTTGATATCGCTAGTTTTTTTAATGATTTGAATCAAATTATGCAAATACTCTATCCTGAAAAAGAGATAGATATTTCAAGTTTTGTTACAAAACTTTCAAATGCTTTTTTACCATCAGTGGTATATACTCTTGAAGAATTTGGACTACCTAGAATCATTTCTAAAAAACTTCATCAATGTGGATTTATTGATTTTGAAAATAATGATTTAACAATAGAGCAAGCGTTAAGCAAATTTAAAGAACATACAGCTGATGATATAATCAATATATTAAAAGAAAAAAATCTTTACGATAATTTTGAAGATTATATATTAAATTATTTTTATGAAGGTTTGGGATAA
- a CDS encoding restriction endonuclease subunit S yields MTNLPQGWEKFNFDNIFYSPSSKNYQLNTKDYLGKGCIPIIDQSKKFIIGYSNNYEKIFKINNCNNSCIIFGDHTRVLKFIDFDFIVGADGVKILLNKDIERFNTKFLFFQLLYKDIPLLGYRRHFSVLKQNTFIIPPLKEQERIVEILDESFTKIDESIKILEQDLLNLDELMQSALQKAFNPLKDNTKENYKLPQDWEWKSLGEICFITDGTHKTPSYIKTGIPFLSVKNISKGFFDLSDIKYISLEEHNKLIKRAKPEFGDILICRIGTLGKAIKISLEFEFSIFVSLGLLKPKVKIISDYLVYFLNSYFIEGWIDNNKVGGGTHAAKLNLNILEKCPIALPPLKEQEQIASHLDELSSHVKNLKQNYQMQIKDLQELKKSLLDKAFQGRL; encoded by the coding sequence ATGACAAATTTACCACAAGGTTGGGAGAAATTTAATTTCGATAATATTTTTTACAGCCCAAGTTCTAAAAATTATCAATTAAATACTAAGGATTATTTAGGCAAAGGTTGCATACCTATAATAGATCAATCTAAAAAATTTATTATTGGATATTCAAATAATTATGAAAAAATATTTAAAATAAATAATTGCAATAACTCATGTATAATTTTTGGCGATCACACCAGGGTTTTAAAATTTATAGATTTTGATTTTATTGTTGGTGCAGATGGGGTAAAAATATTACTAAATAAAGACATAGAAAGATTTAATACAAAATTTTTATTTTTTCAACTATTATACAAAGATATTCCATTATTAGGATATCGAAGGCATTTTAGCGTGCTTAAACAAAATACTTTCATTATTCCACCACTCAAAGAGCAAGAAAGGATAGTGGAAATTTTAGATGAGAGTTTTACAAAGATAGATGAGAGTATAAAAATTTTAGAGCAAGATTTGCTAAATTTAGATGAGTTAATGCAAAGTGCCTTGCAAAAAGCTTTTAACCCTTTAAAGGATAATACTAAGGAAAACTACAAACTCCCACAAGATTGGGAATGGAAAAGCTTAGGGGAAATATGTTTTATTACAGATGGAACACACAAAACACCTAGCTATATAAAAACAGGGATTCCTTTTTTATCTGTTAAAAATATTTCTAAAGGTTTTTTTGATTTAAGTGATATCAAATACATTTCACTAGAAGAGCATAACAAACTTATAAAAAGAGCTAAGCCTGAATTTGGAGATATTTTAATTTGTCGTATTGGAACTTTGGGAAAAGCTATAAAAATTTCTTTAGAATTTGAATTTAGTATTTTCGTTAGCTTAGGGCTTTTAAAACCAAAAGTTAAAATTATAAGTGATTATTTGGTTTATTTTTTGAATTCTTATTTTATTGAAGGGTGGATTGATAATAATAAAGTTGGTGGTGGAACACATGCTGCAAAATTAAATTTAAATATTTTAGAAAAATGTCCTATTGCGCTACCCCCACTCAAAGAGCAAGAGCAAATCGCTTCGCATTTAGATGAGCTTTCTTCTCATGTAAAAAATTTAAAGCAAAACTATCAAATGCAGATAAAAGACTTACAAGAGCTTAAAAAGTCCTTGCTAGATAAAGCTTTTCAGGGAAGATTATAA
- a CDS encoding Fic family protein: MKEFIPPKLPLDIELNANIYGLIIRASRKLAELNGLSKSMPNPNILINALILQEAKDSSEIENIITTHDELFLSQIDESKLTRAAKEVKDYENALKKGYELLKKEQLLRNAHILEIQKRLERNNAGFRKQSGTTLINPATGEIKHTPPQNPSDIQELMGNLERYINDDTLDELDFLVKMAIIHYQFESIHPFYDGNGRTGRIINILYLVYKGLLDLPILYLSAYIVNNKEEYYNLLQKVRDEGAILEWIEYILKGVEQTAIKTIKTITIIEKMMSDVGEILQNKTNFYSKDFVELLFSHPYTKIDFLINKLDISRQSASKYLKICEKLGVLECIKMGRNNYYINIELLRLFRKGIF, translated from the coding sequence ATGAAAGAATTCATACCACCAAAACTTCCTTTAGATATAGAATTAAATGCAAATATTTATGGTCTCATCATTAGGGCTTCGAGAAAATTAGCGGAGTTAAATGGACTTAGCAAAAGCATGCCTAATCCAAATATATTAATCAATGCTTTGATCTTGCAAGAAGCTAAAGATTCTAGCGAGATAGAAAATATTATTACCACTCACGATGAGCTTTTTTTATCTCAAATCGATGAAAGTAAACTTACAAGAGCGGCAAAAGAAGTGAAAGACTATGAAAATGCTTTAAAAAAAGGATATGAGCTTTTAAAAAAAGAGCAATTATTAAGAAATGCACATATTTTAGAAATTCAAAAAAGACTAGAAAGAAATAATGCAGGTTTTAGAAAACAAAGCGGAACTACGCTGATAAACCCTGCCACAGGAGAAATCAAACACACACCCCCGCAAAATCCTAGTGATATACAAGAACTTATGGGAAATTTGGAGCGATACATCAACGATGATACTTTAGATGAACTTGATTTTTTGGTAAAAATGGCAATCATTCATTATCAGTTTGAAAGCATACATCCATTTTACGATGGTAATGGTAGAACAGGTAGGATTATCAATATACTTTATTTAGTTTATAAAGGCTTGCTTGATTTGCCTATCTTGTATTTAAGCGCTTATATAGTAAATAACAAAGAAGAGTATTACAATCTTTTACAAAAAGTACGTGATGAAGGTGCAATTTTAGAATGGATAGAATACATACTCAAAGGTGTAGAGCAAACTGCTATAAAAACGATAAAAACCATTACTATAATAGAAAAAATGATGTCTGATGTAGGTGAAATTTTGCAAAATAAAACGAACTTTTACAGCAAAGACTTTGTGGAGCTTTTGTTTTCTCATCCTTATACAAAGATAGACTTTTTGATAAATAAATTAGATATTTCTAGGCAAAGTGCCTCAAAATACCTTAAAATTTGTGAAAAATTAGGGGTGCTAGAGTGCATTAAAATGGGTAGAAATAATTATTATATTAATATAGAACTTTTAAGACTTTTTAGAAAGGGAATTTTTTAA
- a CDS encoding N-6 DNA methylase: MQGKIDKITDILRRDDGISGAMHYSEQISWVLFLKFLDDYEEELKLEAELDEKPYKAILQEKFSWRAWAAPKTSEGKLDVKNALSGSDLLSFVNDELFPYLKSFKDNENFKSIEYKIGGIFEFIDNRIANGHTLREVINLVDELSFSKESDVFALGEVYEKLLKDMGSDGGNSGEFYTPRPLVRAMVEVLDPKAKERIYDPACGSCGFLVESFLHILYEDRAKKKKANLSVEELEFLQNDALFGKEKTPLSYAMGVMNMILHEVKSPNIIKTNTLNKKITDITENEKYEVILANPPFGGKEKDQNQNNFPVKSNATELLFLQHILKSLKNNGRCAIVVPEGVLFQNSNAFVSVKKDLLENFNLECVLSLPSGVFLPYSAVKTNVLFFSKGQRSICGENDESVYYYELVPPFKLTKNKPLEYTHLQEFLKCYKERKITANSYLVSKKELEERNYDLSAKNPNVKEEKTLREVEEILSELEQNQKQAKMLFEKIQKALV, encoded by the coding sequence ATGCAAGGTAAAATCGATAAAATCACAGATATTCTAAGAAGAGATGATGGCATAAGCGGTGCTATGCATTATAGTGAGCAGATTAGTTGGGTGCTTTTTTTGAAATTTTTAGATGATTATGAAGAAGAGTTAAAGCTAGAAGCTGAGTTAGATGAAAAGCCTTATAAGGCTATTTTGCAAGAAAAATTCAGTTGGAGAGCTTGGGCAGCACCTAAAACAAGCGAAGGAAAGCTTGATGTAAAAAATGCTTTAAGTGGAAGTGATTTGCTAAGCTTTGTGAATGATGAGCTTTTTCCATATCTAAAAAGTTTTAAAGATAATGAAAATTTCAAAAGCATAGAGTATAAGATAGGCGGAATTTTTGAATTTATAGACAACCGCATAGCTAATGGCCATACTTTAAGAGAAGTTATAAATTTAGTCGATGAGCTAAGTTTTAGCAAAGAAAGTGATGTATTTGCTTTAGGTGAGGTTTATGAAAAGCTTTTAAAAGACATGGGAAGCGATGGGGGAAATAGTGGGGAGTTTTATACCCCAAGACCTTTGGTTAGAGCCATGGTGGAGGTGCTAGACCCTAAAGCAAAAGAGAGAATTTATGATCCTGCGTGTGGGAGTTGTGGGTTTTTAGTAGAGAGTTTTTTGCATATTCTTTATGAAGATAGGGCAAAAAAGAAAAAAGCAAATTTGAGTGTGGAAGAACTTGAATTTTTGCAAAATGATGCCTTGTTTGGTAAAGAAAAAACTCCGCTAAGTTATGCAATGGGTGTGATGAATATGATCTTACATGAGGTTAAGTCCCCAAATATCATCAAAACCAATACTCTAAATAAAAAAATCACAGACATAACTGAAAATGAAAAATACGAAGTGATTTTAGCAAATCCTCCTTTTGGTGGTAAAGAAAAAGATCAAAATCAAAATAACTTTCCTGTAAAATCAAATGCCACCGAGCTTTTGTTTTTACAGCATATTTTAAAGTCTTTGAAAAACAATGGAAGATGTGCCATAGTAGTGCCTGAAGGAGTGCTTTTTCAAAATTCAAATGCCTTTGTGAGTGTAAAAAAAGACTTGCTAGAAAATTTTAATCTTGAATGTGTTTTAAGCTTGCCAAGTGGGGTGTTTTTGCCTTATAGTGCGGTAAAAACTAATGTGCTTTTTTTCTCTAAAGGACAAAGAAGCATTTGTGGTGAAAATGATGAAAGTGTATATTACTATGAGCTTGTACCTCCTTTTAAATTGACTAAAAACAAACCTTTAGAATACACGCATTTGCAAGAATTTTTAAAATGTTATAAAGAAAGAAAAATCACGGCTAATTCTTATTTGGTAAGTAAAAAAGAACTTGAAGAAAGAAATTATGATTTAAGTGCTAAAAACCCAAACGTAAAAGAAGAAAAAACCTTGCGTGAAGTAGAGGAAATTTTAAGCGAGTTAGAGCAAAATCAAAAACAAGCAAAAATGCTTTTTGAAAAAATTCAAAAAGCACTTGTTTAA
- a CDS encoding molybdopterin molybdotransferase MoeA, with amino-acid sequence MQSYEDSLKSLKQAINSYEKIEKIALTECLDRILAIDIIALNDHPQFPTSAMDGYAIKFDDQDENLKIIGEVPAGKFPNFKLNTKECVKTFTGSLMSEGSDTLVPIEKVQVENDILIIKEKVSKNFAVRKIGESYKKGEILLKKGTKISYSEIALLAELGYFHISVFIKPIIGVLSSGSEIKDLGESLEHSAQIRSSNHVAIANMAKKLGAEARIFPLLKDDMQKTPNVLKQALNACDILVTTGGVSMGDFDFLKQAVKEYEVILDKVDVKPGKHIKIAKFEDKFIFALPGFPYSAMVMFNLYVRELLNAWFLQEKDYVFKAFANTDYKKKSPHLEFVACNVEFKDGKIYANLKGKKEGSSAIINNLNNKAALMIANDDIKENDLVDIIFMP; translated from the coding sequence ATGCAATCTTATGAAGATAGTTTAAAAAGTTTAAAACAAGCTATAAATTCTTATGAAAAGATAGAAAAAATAGCGCTAACAGAGTGCTTAGATAGAATTTTAGCCATAGATATCATAGCCTTAAATGATCATCCGCAATTTCCAACCTCAGCTATGGATGGATATGCTATAAAATTTGATGATCAGGATGAAAATTTAAAAATCATAGGAGAAGTTCCTGCAGGAAAATTTCCTAATTTTAAACTAAATACCAAAGAATGTGTTAAAACCTTTACAGGTTCGTTAATGAGCGAAGGTAGCGATACTTTAGTGCCTATAGAAAAAGTGCAAGTAGAAAATGATATTTTAATCATAAAAGAAAAAGTTAGCAAAAATTTTGCTGTAAGAAAAATAGGCGAAAGCTATAAAAAAGGTGAAATTTTACTAAAAAAAGGCACGAAAATAAGCTATAGTGAAATAGCGCTTTTAGCCGAGCTTGGATATTTTCACATAAGTGTTTTTATAAAACCTATAATAGGAGTTTTAAGCAGTGGAAGTGAGATCAAAGACTTAGGCGAAAGCTTAGAGCACTCTGCACAAATTCGCTCATCAAACCATGTAGCTATAGCTAATATGGCAAAAAAACTTGGTGCTGAAGCTAGAATTTTCCCACTTTTAAAAGATGATATGCAAAAAACCCCAAATGTTTTAAAACAAGCACTTAATGCGTGTGATATTTTAGTTACTACCGGTGGAGTTTCCATGGGGGATTTTGACTTTTTAAAACAAGCTGTTAAAGAGTATGAAGTCATCTTAGATAAAGTCGATGTAAAGCCTGGCAAACACATCAAAATAGCCAAATTTGAAGACAAATTCATCTTTGCACTACCGGGTTTTCCGTACTCGGCTATGGTGATGTTTAATTTATATGTAAGAGAACTTTTAAATGCTTGGTTTTTACAAGAAAAAGACTATGTATTTAAGGCATTTGCAAATACTGACTATAAGAAAAAAAGTCCGCATTTGGAATTTGTAGCGTGTAATGTAGAATTTAAAGATGGAAAAATTTATGCAAATTTAAAGGGTAAAAAAGAAGGTTCAAGTGCTATCATAAACAACTTAAATAACAAAGCTGCACTTATGATAGCAAACGATGATATAAAAGAAAATGATTTAGTTGATATAATTTTTATGCCTTAA
- a CDS encoding molybdopterin synthase catalytic subunit, with protein MFELYNGSLDINKIYTKWYDFSRDKNCGALITFCGIVRAEDGIEALSFDIYEPLLKNWFEKWCEKVKNDNITLMFAHSIGEVRVHESSYFAGILSKQRKLGLKLINDFVEDFKASAPIWKYDVINGEKIYAKERSLKLKGAGILKD; from the coding sequence ATGTTTGAATTATACAATGGTTCTTTAGATATTAATAAAATTTATACAAAATGGTATGATTTTTCCAGAGATAAAAATTGCGGAGCTTTGATAACTTTTTGTGGTATAGTAAGAGCTGAAGATGGTATAGAAGCTTTAAGCTTTGATATATATGAGCCTTTGCTTAAAAATTGGTTTGAAAAATGGTGCGAAAAAGTAAAAAATGATAATATAACTTTAATGTTTGCTCATTCTATTGGCGAAGTTAGAGTGCATGAGAGTTCTTATTTTGCAGGGATTTTAAGCAAACAAAGAAAATTAGGCTTAAAACTTATAAATGATTTTGTAGAAGATTTTAAAGCTAGTGCTCCTATTTGGAAATATGATGTAATAAATGGAGAAAAAATTTATGCAAAAGAGCGTTCTTTAAAACTTAAAGGCGCAGGAATTTTAAAGGATTAA
- a CDS encoding MoaD/ThiS family protein, translating to MVKVEFLGPINKESLELEVKSLKELKVILGQDESLKEWLELCAISLNDEMLFDENASFKDGDKICLLPPVCGG from the coding sequence ATGGTAAAAGTTGAATTTCTAGGACCAATCAACAAAGAAAGTTTAGAACTAGAAGTAAAAAGCTTAAAAGAATTAAAAGTGATTTTAGGGCAAGATGAAAGCTTAAAAGAATGGTTAGAACTTTGTGCAATATCTTTAAATGATGAAATGCTTTTTGATGAAAATGCTTCTTTTAAAGATGGAGATAAAATTTGCTTACTTCCACCAGTTTGTGGGGGTTGA
- a CDS encoding multicopper oxidase family protein translates to MNRRSFLKFNALSLASISSAYAMGDHSHHNMHSKHAQKDIKKIDTSFIKLENPNIKLLDEKDFPSGQTLANLKLLKNTSTKKNFFRSSIEIKESQIELVKGKKTKCFTYNGSIPGPKIEVYEGDTVEILVKNSLKEPTTIHWHGLDIPPEQDGNPHDPIMPGRERIYRFKLGENSAGTYWYHPHPHYITAKQVYKGLAGVFVVKARKDALSHLQEQDWVISDLRLDENAQIPDNNLFDWLNGREGNLVLINGQLKPKITINETQRIRIYNLCAARHLNLRIQGAEFILVGTDGGLIEKGIELDELFLSPASRVEVLIKASKGEFKLESTYYDRDKMLVKEEPYTLMLADLKVEKTIENIPEKLREFPPLKEATSFKEVIMSEDHMQMHGISNKSEEEIKQSLASMFLINGKTFDMNRTDLTSKLNEVEEWVVKNSSHMDHPFHIHGTQFELISSQFKGKITKAKFRALQDTINVRPGEELRLRMSQNFTGIRMFHCHILEHEDLGMMGILKIKE, encoded by the coding sequence ATGAATAGAAGATCATTTTTAAAATTTAATGCACTAAGTTTAGCAAGTATTAGTAGCGCTTATGCAATGGGAGATCATTCTCATCATAATATGCATTCAAAGCACGCACAAAAAGATATAAAAAAAATCGATACTTCTTTTATCAAACTAGAAAATCCAAACATTAAATTACTTGATGAAAAAGACTTTCCTAGCGGACAAACATTAGCAAATTTAAAACTTCTAAAAAACACAAGTACAAAGAAAAATTTCTTTAGATCAAGTATAGAAATCAAAGAAAGTCAAATAGAGCTTGTTAAAGGTAAAAAAACAAAATGCTTTACTTACAATGGCTCTATACCTGGACCTAAAATAGAAGTTTATGAAGGTGATACTGTAGAAATTTTGGTAAAAAATAGTTTAAAAGAGCCAACTACTATCCACTGGCATGGACTTGATATACCACCTGAGCAAGATGGCAACCCACACGATCCTATCATGCCTGGTAGAGAAAGAATTTATCGCTTTAAACTTGGAGAAAATTCAGCAGGAACCTACTGGTATCATCCACACCCACACTACATCACAGCAAAGCAAGTTTATAAAGGCTTAGCAGGGGTATTTGTAGTAAAAGCTAGAAAAGATGCATTGTCGCATTTACAAGAACAAGATTGGGTGATTAGTGATTTGCGTTTAGATGAAAACGCACAAATTCCTGATAATAATTTATTTGATTGGTTAAATGGTAGAGAAGGAAATTTAGTCTTAATCAATGGACAATTAAAACCAAAAATCACAATTAATGAAACACAAAGAATTCGCATATACAATCTATGTGCGGCAAGGCATTTAAATTTACGCATTCAAGGTGCTGAATTTATTTTAGTGGGAACTGATGGGGGACTTATAGAAAAAGGTATTGAATTAGATGAGTTGTTTTTAAGTCCTGCTTCAAGAGTAGAAGTGCTAATCAAAGCAAGTAAGGGTGAATTTAAACTTGAAAGTACTTATTATGACCGCGATAAAATGCTTGTTAAAGAAGAACCTTACACTCTTATGTTAGCTGATCTTAAAGTAGAAAAAACTATAGAAAACATACCTGAAAAGCTACGAGAATTTCCACCTTTAAAAGAAGCTACAAGCTTTAAAGAAGTAATCATGAGTGAAGACCATATGCAAATGCACGGCATTAGCAATAAAAGCGAAGAAGAAATCAAACAAAGCCTTGCCTCTATGTTTTTGATCAATGGTAAAACATTTGATATGAATAGAACGGATTTGACTTCAAAATTAAACGAGGTAGAAGAATGGGTGGTAAAAAACTCTTCGCACATGGATCATCCTTTTCATATACATGGAACACAATTTGAACTCATTTCTTCTCAATTTAAAGGTAAAATAACAAAAGCAAAATTCAGAGCATTGCAAGATACGATCAATGTAAGACCTGGTGAAGAACTAAGACTAAGAATGAGCCAAAATTTCACCGGAATTAGAATGTTTCACTGCCACATTTTAGAACACGAAGATCTTGGAATGATGGGAATTTTAAAAATCAAAGAATAA
- the nspC gene encoding carboxynorspermidine decarboxylase codes for MQIKNYLDNDFTTPAYVVEENKLRKNCELLAKVGEQSGAKILLALKGFAFSGAMDIVGEYLSGCTCSGLWEAKYAKEYMDKEIHTFSPAFKEDEIDEIIKLSNHLVFNSFNQFKKYKEKAKIKSIGLRVNPEFSVAPKEIYNPCGRFSRLGIRAVDFENEDISDVNGLHFHALCEESAHSLELVLNAFEAKFAKFIKNMKWVNFGGGHHITKEGYDTQKLIDLCKKFADKYGVQVYLEPGEAVGWQCGTLVASVVDIIENEKKIAILDTSSEAHMPDTIIMPYTSEVLNARILASRDGQNYSELKENEFAYLLGGNTCLAGDIMGEYAFNQELKIGQKIVFLDQAHYSIVKNTTFNGVKLPNLMFLDKNGNLSMVREFSYENYSKRN; via the coding sequence ATGCAAATTAAAAATTATTTAGATAATGATTTTACAACGCCAGCTTATGTAGTAGAAGAAAATAAACTTAGAAAAAATTGCGAGCTTTTAGCAAAAGTGGGCGAGCAAAGCGGAGCCAAAATTTTACTTGCCTTAAAGGGTTTTGCTTTTTCAGGTGCTATGGATATAGTGGGTGAGTATTTATCAGGTTGTACTTGTAGTGGGCTTTGGGAAGCAAAATATGCAAAAGAATACATGGATAAAGAAATTCATACTTTCTCACCTGCTTTTAAAGAGGATGAAATAGATGAAATTATCAAGCTTTCAAATCATTTAGTATTTAATTCTTTTAATCAATTTAAAAAATACAAAGAAAAAGCAAAGATTAAAAGCATTGGATTGCGTGTAAATCCTGAATTTTCAGTAGCTCCAAAAGAAATTTATAATCCTTGTGGCAGGTTTTCAAGACTTGGAATTCGTGCTGTTGATTTTGAAAATGAAGATATAAGCGATGTTAATGGGCTTCATTTTCATGCTTTGTGTGAAGAAAGTGCGCATTCTTTAGAACTTGTTTTAAATGCTTTTGAAGCTAAATTTGCAAAATTTATTAAAAATATGAAATGGGTAAATTTTGGTGGTGGTCATCATATCACAAAAGAAGGTTATGACACGCAAAAACTGATTGATCTTTGTAAAAAATTTGCTGATAAATACGGAGTTCAAGTATATCTTGAGCCAGGTGAGGCTGTGGGTTGGCAATGTGGAACTTTGGTAGCTAGCGTGGTTGATATAATAGAAAATGAGAAAAAAATAGCTATTTTGGATACTTCAAGTGAAGCTCATATGCCAGATACTATCATCATGCCTTATACAAGTGAAGTTTTAAATGCAAGAATTTTAGCAAGTCGTGATGGGCAAAATTATAGCGAACTAAAAGAAAATGAATTTGCTTATTTGCTTGGTGGAAATACTTGTTTAGCAGGCGATATAATGGGTGAGTATGCTTTTAATCAAGAGTTAAAAATAGGGCAAAAAATAGTATTTTTAGATCAAGCGCATTATTCTATAGTAAAAAATACTACTTTTAATGGAGTAAAACTTCCAAATTTAATGTTCTTAGATAAAAATGGAAATTTATCTATGGTAAGAGAATTTAGCTATGAAAATTATTCAAAAAGAAACTAA